One Alphaproteobacteria bacterium LSUCC0396 genomic region harbors:
- a CDS encoding NAD(P)/FAD-dependent oxidoreductase, with protein MGPAATRPVVIIGAGIQGCATAFFLSQRGQPVIVVDKDHVGRHASGVNAGGVRRLGRDIAEIPLSVAAMDWWNQIDQLLDIDKGFHRQFYVKVALDDAGADLASRRIQQLHKAGFQHETWVDRDQLLCRIPHLTKSVLGGVLVQGDGWALPWKITRAFHDKAVALGAEFRTPVTVTSIDRSGEHWQVTTDAGMIETDIVVNCAGAWGGRIARMTGDVLPIEAHAPMLVITDRQPIFLQSVVGVMGGTLSFKQLDNGSMVIGGGKRGVADVARNLTQIIPAGLSSFVMTAGRVFPHLRDVAILRAWAGIEGYTKDDLPIIGNGGEAGIIHGFGFSAHGFQLGPAVGEALADLVMARQTRVNLAAFSPHRFAESPDQTSRR; from the coding sequence GTGGGACCGGCTGCTACGCGGCCTGTTGTTATTATTGGCGCAGGTATCCAAGGCTGCGCTACAGCGTTCTTTTTGAGCCAGCGTGGCCAGCCGGTCATTGTTGTCGATAAAGATCATGTCGGGCGCCATGCATCAGGGGTTAATGCTGGCGGGGTTCGTCGTCTTGGGCGCGATATTGCGGAAATTCCCCTCTCGGTTGCGGCGATGGACTGGTGGAACCAGATTGATCAATTGCTTGATATCGATAAGGGGTTTCATCGGCAATTTTATGTCAAGGTCGCGCTTGATGATGCGGGGGCTGATCTTGCGTCTCGGCGCATACAGCAATTACATAAGGCCGGATTCCAGCATGAAACATGGGTTGATCGTGACCAGCTGCTTTGCCGCATTCCGCATCTTACAAAATCGGTTCTTGGCGGTGTTCTGGTTCAGGGCGATGGCTGGGCCCTGCCGTGGAAAATTACGCGCGCCTTTCATGATAAGGCGGTGGCTCTTGGTGCCGAATTTCGAACGCCGGTGACTGTGACATCAATCGATAGATCTGGTGAACATTGGCAGGTGACAACTGATGCTGGCATGATCGAAACCGATATTGTGGTGAATTGTGCTGGTGCTTGGGGTGGGCGAATTGCCAGAATGACCGGTGATGTTTTGCCAATCGAGGCGCATGCGCCAATGCTTGTTATCACCGATCGCCAGCCAATATTTTTGCAATCTGTTGTTGGGGTCATGGGTGGCACATTGTCATTCAAACAGCTTGATAATGGGTCGATGGTAATTGGCGGTGGTAAGCGCGGTGTTGCAGATGTAGCGCGTAATTTGACACAAATCATTCCAGCCGGTCTAAGCAGTTTTGTGATGACCGCAGGGCGCGTCTTTCCACATTTGCGCGATGTCGCCATCTTACGCGCATGGGCTGGAATCGAAGGCTATACAAAGGATGATTTGCCGATTATCGGCAATGGTGGCGAAGCAGGTATAATTCATGGCTTTGGGTTTTCGGCACATGGGTTCCAGCTTGGGCCAGCAGTTGGCGAAGCCTTGGCAGATCTGGTTATGGCGCGGCAAACGCGAGTTAATCTTGCGGCGTTTTCACCGCACCGTTTCGCTGAGTCGCCGGATCAAACCAGCCGCCGTTAG
- a CDS encoding NAD(P)/FAD-dependent oxidoreductase, translating to MANQHFQIVIIGAGPAGMAAALTTTKAGLETIVIDDQKDNGGQVYRNLQANQKTSPAYLGQSYYDGVKLAQSFADCGAIYRPDCTVWQITDTHEIALVSQGKAELITADYIIIATGAIERPMPVKGWTLPGVMSVGGAQTLLKQAAIGAEDAVFVGSGPLLYLTAWQYIKAGLSVRAVIDITGTKQWRSAIPFAPLAFLQPGMVAMGRKWLGDIRRNTEVINHVIAVEIIGQSQAQGVSCTLSTGDKIEIGSNHIFLHQGVVPNVNLTMATGLAHQWDHQAHCWRPVIDVTGKSSDEQIYIAGDGAGIGGAKAAVIAGRLAASAIVARCGKPRFLAQLYYKLRHLHYLSIRPFLDRLYLPPAHFRLAQADETIICRCEAVSKADVDAALDSGASGPNQLKAFCRAGMGRCQGRSCGLVVQEMIASHTGQSMTETGYYRLRPPVKPITLAELASLEGPWPD from the coding sequence ATGGCAAATCAGCATTTTCAAATTGTCATCATTGGCGCTGGTCCTGCTGGTATGGCGGCGGCTCTGACAACAACAAAGGCTGGTCTCGAGACGATCGTCATTGATGACCAGAAAGATAATGGCGGTCAGGTTTACCGGAATCTGCAGGCCAATCAGAAAACCTCACCTGCCTATCTTGGTCAGAGCTATTATGACGGCGTCAAGCTTGCCCAGAGCTTTGCCGATTGTGGTGCCATTTACCGGCCCGATTGCACAGTTTGGCAAATCACCGATACGCATGAAATTGCACTTGTCTCGCAGGGCAAAGCCGAATTAATCACCGCCGATTATATCATCATTGCAACCGGCGCGATTGAACGACCAATGCCGGTAAAGGGCTGGACATTGCCTGGTGTGATGAGCGTTGGCGGCGCGCAAACTCTGTTAAAACAGGCAGCAATTGGGGCTGAAGATGCGGTATTTGTCGGGTCTGGCCCGCTTCTATATCTGACTGCGTGGCAATATATCAAAGCGGGGCTGTCGGTTCGGGCTGTTATTGACATTACTGGCACCAAACAATGGCGATCGGCTATTCCATTTGCCCCTTTGGCATTCTTGCAACCCGGAATGGTAGCGATGGGGCGGAAATGGCTCGGTGATATCCGTCGTAATACCGAGGTAATTAACCATGTAATCGCGGTTGAAATCATCGGGCAGTCGCAGGCTCAGGGCGTGTCTTGCACCCTGTCGACCGGAGACAAAATTGAGATCGGCTCCAACCATATATTTTTGCATCAGGGCGTTGTGCCGAATGTTAATCTGACAATGGCAACCGGGCTTGCGCATCAATGGGATCATCAGGCACATTGCTGGCGACCAGTAATTGATGTCACCGGAAAATCGTCTGACGAGCAGATTTATATTGCCGGCGATGGTGCTGGTATTGGTGGTGCCAAGGCGGCCGTAATTGCCGGACGATTAGCAGCAAGCGCGATTGTCGCCCGCTGCGGCAAGCCGCGTTTTCTGGCACAGCTATATTATAAATTGCGGCATCTGCACTATCTGAGTATCCGTCCATTTCTTGACCGGCTTTATTTACCACCGGCCCATTTCCGGCTGGCGCAGGCTGACGAGACGATCATCTGCCGATGCGAGGCTGTTAGCAAAGCCGATGTCGATGCGGCGCTTGACAGCGGTGCCAGCGGCCCAAATCAGCTAAAAGCCTTTTGCCGCGCGGGGATGGGGCGTTGTCAGGGGCGTAGTTGCGGCTTGGTCGTTCAGGAAATGATTGCGTCCCATACGGGTCAATCAATGACAGAAACCGGCTATTACCGGCTTCGTCCGCCGGTAAAGCCGATCACCCTTGCCGAGCTTGCCAGCCTTGAGGGACCATGGCCAGACTAG
- a CDS encoding (2Fe-2S)-binding protein, with protein sequence MFKSTMPQNGKIVHLHFDGEAITAFDGDNLAAALLRAGKVQFRTAEKNDPRGPYCMMGVCFECLVEINGRPNQQACQITVRDGMMIQRQNVPDNAGKTSG encoded by the coding sequence ATGTTTAAATCGACAATGCCCCAAAATGGCAAGATTGTTCATCTTCACTTTGACGGAGAAGCAATAACCGCTTTTGATGGTGATAATCTTGCCGCGGCATTATTGCGTGCTGGCAAGGTTCAATTCCGCACTGCCGAAAAAAATGATCCGCGTGGTCCTTATTGCATGATGGGTGTTTGTTTTGAATGTCTTGTCGAAATTAACGGCAGGCCCAATCAGCAGGCATGCCAGATCACCGTTCGAGATGGCATGATGATTCAGCGTCAAAATGTGCCCGATAACGCCGGCAAGACATCAGGATAA
- a CDS encoding NAD(P)/FAD-dependent oxidoreductase codes for MTDITKSNFDAIIAGGGLIGLAIGYGLSRRGLSVLLLDAEDNALRAARGNFGLVWVQGKGAYFPAYADWTMRSSELWPKLAGDLQETGGPALGLHQEGGLSICLSEAEMQHRFEKLDHLRAHQNGRFQFEMLDRAALKEIMPGIGPKVVGAAYCQHDGHVNPLYLMRALQTGLIRNGGVCLANAAVRTIDKTGNSIRVGTEKGDFECQRIVLAAGLANAELAPMVGLQQSLKPQKGQIVVTEKLDQQIALPSLLLRQTDEGGLMIGDSHEDAGFETSVRPDIVSGIADRALATLPALADVGVVRSWAALRVMSKDGYPIYDQSETIPGAFAISCHSGVTLSAAHAFDLAGYIAEGGLGPELEGFSQRRFNV; via the coding sequence ATGACCGATATTACCAAATCCAATTTTGATGCAATTATCGCTGGCGGTGGTCTGATCGGCCTTGCCATCGGCTATGGGCTGTCGCGTCGTGGCTTGTCAGTGCTGTTGCTTGACGCTGAAGATAATGCTTTGCGGGCGGCACGCGGTAATTTTGGGCTGGTCTGGGTGCAGGGTAAGGGTGCCTATTTTCCGGCCTATGCTGACTGGACAATGCGATCATCCGAATTATGGCCAAAGCTGGCCGGGGACTTGCAGGAAACCGGCGGCCCCGCCTTGGGTCTGCATCAAGAAGGTGGCCTTAGCATATGCCTTAGCGAGGCCGAAATGCAGCATAGATTTGAAAAGCTGGATCATCTTCGGGCCCATCAAAATGGCCGGTTCCAGTTCGAGATGCTTGATCGTGCTGCACTGAAAGAGATTATGCCCGGCATCGGCCCCAAGGTTGTCGGGGCGGCCTATTGCCAGCATGATGGACATGTGAACCCGCTCTATCTGATGCGGGCTTTGCAAACTGGTCTAATCAGAAATGGCGGTGTTTGCCTTGCAAATGCTGCGGTTCGCACAATTGATAAAACAGGAAATAGCATCCGCGTTGGCACCGAAAAAGGTGATTTTGAATGTCAAAGAATTGTTCTGGCGGCGGGGCTTGCCAATGCCGAACTTGCCCCAATGGTTGGTCTGCAGCAATCGCTAAAGCCGCAAAAGGGGCAGATTGTCGTGACTGAAAAGCTTGATCAGCAAATTGCATTGCCGAGTTTGCTTTTACGGCAAACTGACGAAGGTGGATTGATGATCGGTGACAGCCATGAGGATGCCGGATTTGAAACCAGTGTTCGCCCCGATATTGTTAGCGGGATTGCCGATCGTGCATTGGCGACCCTGCCTGCCTTGGCTGATGTTGGGGTGGTGCGAAGCTGGGCTGCGCTTCGGGTGATGTCAAAAGATGGTTATCCGATTTATGATCAGTCTGAAACGATACCGGGTGCCTTTGCCATATCTTGTCATAGCGGTGTAACATTATCGGCAGCACATGCGTTCGATCTTGCCGGCTATATTGCCGAGGGTGGTTTAGGCCCAGAGCTTGAAGGGTTTTCCCAGAGGCGGTTCAATGTTTAA
- a CDS encoding NAD(P)/FAD-dependent oxidoreductase: MTLPETRIDVAVIGAGIIGVCTALELVERGMKVTIFDPAPVCSKTSYGNAGVISPWTCVPQSMPDLWKQVPRWLIDPEGPVSVRLGYLPKLMPWVLRFLAAGRSERLDPVADGLFRLSRGSVAAYKKRLAGTGQEQLVRDSMYVHVYRNSNAASLEHLGWQLRQARQVPIELIDKQALKEIEPHIADDFEAAILIKHQGRASDPAGIGIALAEKALAKGANHIQTKVHEIHPDQGSGCQLVTDKGVFSAKKIVLAAGVWSCQLLARFGIKLPLEAERGYHLVLRNPGITINHSVMDADQKYVASLMQAGVRVAGTAEFAGLEAAPNYARARRFADQAKKLFPQLNCADPDEWMGSRPSFPDSLPCLGKIPGVNNIIAAFGHSHYGLGMAPATAEIIADCITKNIDHKTLLPYSIMRFQ, translated from the coding sequence ATGACACTGCCGGAAACGAGGATTGATGTTGCTGTTATTGGGGCAGGCATTATTGGCGTCTGTACGGCGCTTGAACTTGTTGAACGCGGCATGAAGGTCACGATTTTTGACCCTGCGCCGGTATGTAGTAAAACCAGCTATGGTAACGCCGGCGTCATCTCGCCATGGACCTGTGTTCCGCAGTCAATGCCGGACTTGTGGAAACAGGTTCCGCGCTGGCTAATCGACCCAGAAGGGCCGGTGTCGGTCCGCCTCGGCTATTTACCAAAATTAATGCCATGGGTTTTGCGGTTTCTGGCGGCAGGGCGGTCTGAACGGCTTGATCCGGTTGCTGATGGTCTATTCCGCTTAAGCAGGGGCAGTGTGGCCGCCTATAAAAAACGGCTTGCCGGAACCGGACAAGAACAGCTGGTTCGCGACTCCATGTATGTTCATGTCTATCGAAATTCAAATGCGGCGTCGCTTGAACATCTCGGTTGGCAGTTGCGTCAGGCGCGTCAGGTGCCAATCGAACTGATTGACAAGCAGGCCCTAAAGGAAATCGAACCGCATATTGCTGATGATTTTGAGGCGGCAATTCTGATCAAACATCAGGGGCGTGCAAGTGACCCTGCGGGGATTGGAATTGCCTTGGCGGAAAAGGCATTGGCAAAGGGTGCCAATCACATCCAAACAAAGGTCCACGAAATTCATCCCGATCAGGGTAGTGGTTGCCAGCTGGTCACTGATAAGGGGGTGTTTTCGGCTAAAAAAATTGTGCTGGCCGCCGGCGTATGGTCATGTCAGTTGCTGGCACGCTTTGGTATTAAGCTGCCGCTTGAAGCTGAGCGTGGCTATCATCTGGTATTACGCAATCCGGGTATCACCATCAATCATTCGGTTATGGATGCCGACCAGAAATATGTCGCCAGCTTGATGCAAGCTGGTGTCAGGGTTGCCGGTACGGCTGAATTTGCTGGTCTTGAAGCTGCGCCAAATTATGCGCGTGCACGGCGTTTTGCTGATCAAGCCAAAAAGCTTTTTCCGCAATTAAACTGTGCTGATCCGGATGAGTGGATGGGATCGCGCCCAAGCTTTCCTGACAGCCTTCCCTGTCTTGGTAAGATTCCGGGTGTGAATAATATCATTGCCGCTTTTGGGCATTCGCATTATGGGTTGGGCATGGCGCCAGCTACCGCCGAGATAATCGCTGATTGCATCACCAAAAATATAGATCACAAAACGCTGTTACCATACAGCATCATGCGGTTCCAATGA
- a CDS encoding cupin domain-containing protein, with product MHPASRDTQTAYHWGNGGVGWPLVETAGLLVIEETLAPGCSEKHHYHNQAEQCFYMLAGRAVMQFADGQHIEIGPGMTLHIPPKTPHAIVNQTVEEIRFLVISAPSSRGDRYEGEPDR from the coding sequence ATGCATCCGGCATCACGTGATACGCAGACGGCCTATCATTGGGGTAATGGCGGTGTTGGCTGGCCACTTGTCGAGACTGCGGGCTTGCTTGTGATTGAGGAAACGCTGGCACCTGGCTGCAGCGAAAAACATCATTATCACAATCAAGCGGAACAATGTTTCTATATGCTGGCGGGGCGCGCGGTGATGCAGTTTGCGGATGGCCAGCATATTGAGATTGGCCCGGGTATGACCTTGCATATCCCGCCCAAAACTCCCCATGCAATTGTTAATCAGACGGTTGAAGAAATCCGCTTTCTGGTGATATCGGCGCCATCATCGCGCGGTGATCGGTATGAAGGGGAACCGGACCGATGA
- a CDS encoding TRAP transporter permease: MEKFSLERALSLESKYDDSLATRPIGAWLAKFVFSFSIIFALYHYVTSGIGVPVDYWHMGAHMSGVIILIFISFPASKRLRQRSVNEQPWWSFSGVPIYDWLLMIAGVTASLYVGFSWYGFEFHFLGFSLVVPEQVLRMGVPLPIDVFFGTVLIFVLLEAVRRTIGIIVPIIILLFTAYAIFGQSIPIQIMKHPGLSWSLFVNNMYFPDLGIYGVTLWIVSTVVFHFVLFGVLAQRIGLGQFFVDLATVVAGRYTGGLAKVSVVSSALFGTISGSSIANTVSTGSLTIPNMKKSGYPGHFAGGVEAAASAGGQITPPIMGAAAFVLAEFLEISYTTVVIAAAVPAAMHYIGVMSIVHFKAKKLGLKGLSPEQIPQFLAVLKQGWMTAIPLIVLIYVLFSGYSPHMAAFWGITSILVVGFINPNHRIGVGDLMAGASQGVKYALSVGAVCAAIGIVVGVVNATGLGFRLGFMVTNSALGMGETIQGWFSYVPLIDFSLNDITLFISLILIAITCILMGAGLPTTALYVMLATVAQPALSGLGVPPLASHLFVLYYGVISEITPPVCASAYAAAGIAGSNPFKTGLSAFSLGIGKLLVPMVFVYSPAMLIVLDDYFTYAEFFQTTITCALGVFMISASVAGYFLVSMNGPSRVMFAIAGLLLVSPSATAAFYSLAFASPVLVWQIYARYFSQEPKSGVV, encoded by the coding sequence ATGGAAAAGTTTAGCCTTGAGCGGGCATTATCTCTTGAGAGCAAATATGACGACTCACTTGCCACAAGGCCGATTGGCGCATGGCTTGCTAAGTTTGTTTTCTCCTTCAGTATTATTTTTGCACTTTATCATTACGTGACATCGGGCATTGGTGTGCCGGTGGATTATTGGCATATGGGTGCCCATATGTCGGGCGTCATTATTTTAATCTTTATTTCTTTTCCTGCGTCAAAGCGTCTGCGGCAACGGTCGGTAAATGAACAACCGTGGTGGAGCTTCTCCGGTGTGCCAATCTATGACTGGCTGCTGATGATTGCGGGTGTGACGGCGTCACTATATGTTGGCTTTAGCTGGTATGGGTTTGAGTTTCACTTCTTGGGGTTCAGTTTAGTTGTTCCTGAACAAGTGCTACGCATGGGTGTGCCCTTGCCGATTGATGTATTTTTTGGAACAGTTTTGATTTTTGTCCTGCTTGAAGCGGTACGGCGAACGATTGGTATAATTGTACCGATCATCATTCTTTTATTCACAGCGTACGCGATTTTTGGGCAATCAATTCCTATTCAAATCATGAAGCATCCAGGTCTGAGCTGGTCACTTTTTGTTAATAACATGTATTTTCCAGATCTTGGTATCTATGGGGTTACCTTGTGGATTGTCTCGACAGTGGTGTTTCATTTTGTGCTGTTTGGCGTTTTGGCTCAGCGCATTGGCCTTGGACAATTCTTCGTTGATTTGGCGACAGTCGTTGCCGGCAGATATACCGGCGGCCTAGCAAAGGTTTCGGTCGTATCTTCGGCGCTGTTTGGCACGATCTCAGGATCATCAATCGCCAATACCGTATCAACGGGATCACTAACCATACCGAACATGAAAAAAAGCGGTTATCCCGGACATTTTGCTGGTGGCGTTGAAGCTGCGGCTAGTGCTGGTGGACAAATTACCCCGCCTATCATGGGAGCCGCAGCTTTTGTTTTGGCTGAGTTTCTTGAAATTTCATACACTACGGTGGTTATCGCAGCAGCTGTACCTGCAGCAATGCATTACATTGGAGTTATGTCTATTGTCCATTTTAAGGCTAAAAAATTAGGCCTTAAAGGCCTTAGCCCTGAACAGATACCTCAATTTTTGGCGGTGCTCAAGCAAGGTTGGATGACAGCTATCCCTCTTATTGTACTGATTTATGTCTTGTTTTCTGGCTATTCACCGCACATGGCGGCGTTTTGGGGTATCACGTCCATACTAGTCGTTGGCTTTATAAATCCAAACCACCGTATCGGTGTAGGTGATTTGATGGCTGGTGCGTCGCAAGGGGTGAAGTATGCTCTTTCTGTTGGAGCGGTATGTGCGGCAATTGGGATTGTCGTTGGTGTCGTTAATGCCACTGGCCTTGGTTTTCGCTTGGGCTTCATGGTAACCAACAGCGCGCTTGGCATGGGTGAAACGATTCAAGGCTGGTTTAGCTATGTGCCATTAATTGATTTTTCCTTAAACGACATTACGCTGTTTATTTCTCTCATTCTAATTGCAATTACTTGCATCCTAATGGGCGCGGGCTTGCCGACAACAGCGCTTTACGTGATGTTGGCAACCGTTGCCCAGCCTGCCCTATCAGGACTCGGTGTTCCCCCGCTGGCATCGCATCTTTTTGTCTTATATTACGGTGTGATTTCTGAGATAACACCGCCGGTTTGTGCTTCCGCTTATGCTGCGGCTGGTATTGCTGGTTCAAACCCTTTCAAAACTGGGTTGTCGGCCTTTTCGCTTGGCATTGGCAAGCTGCTGGTGCCGATGGTGTTTGTCTATTCACCGGCAATGCTGATTGTTCTTGATGATTATTTCACCTATGCCGAATTTTTCCAGACAACCATAACCTGTGCTTTGGGTGTGTTCATGATTTCAGCGTCGGTGGCGGGCTATTTTCTGGTTTCGATGAACGGGCCAAGCCGTGTCATGTTTGCAATTGCTGGTTTGCTTTTAGTTTCGCCAAGCGCCACAGCGGCATTCTATTCACTGGCCTTTGCGTCGCCGGTGCTGGTGTGGCAAATATATGCGCGTTATTTCAGCCAGGAGCCAAAATCAGGAGTGGTTTGA
- a CDS encoding TAXI family TRAP transporter solute-binding subunit — protein sequence MKYLSKLFATALVSLLAMGSVAQAQDMKFFRIGTGGTGGTYYPIGGLIANAISNPPGSRPCEKGGSCGVPGLVAIAVSTTASVFNANAIQAGSLDAGLAGAQTVVQSYNGEGKFVDNKKDKIRVIANLYPESMHLVLKKGTKLNSLKDLNGMKVGVAAAGSGTQVSVRMILKHYDIKAEEYELNVGQSAQRLADGQIDAFFYAAGTPLSSLIQLGSTKGFDLYSFSADEQKTINQIIPYYVEDVIEAGVYENIGYNVNTVAVNGQFITSIDQPADLIYEITKALWNDNTRKLLDKGHPKGKAIQKATALKGVLIPLHPGAERFYKEAGLM from the coding sequence ATGAAATATTTAAGCAAGCTATTTGCTACAGCTTTGGTTTCATTGCTTGCAATGGGCAGTGTGGCTCAGGCGCAGGACATGAAATTTTTCCGGATTGGCACCGGTGGCACTGGTGGCACCTATTACCCGATCGGTGGTTTGATCGCTAACGCAATCTCAAACCCGCCAGGCTCACGCCCATGTGAGAAAGGCGGCAGCTGTGGTGTGCCTGGTCTGGTTGCGATTGCTGTTTCAACAACTGCATCGGTTTTTAACGCTAATGCCATTCAAGCAGGCTCGCTTGATGCCGGTCTGGCAGGGGCACAAACTGTTGTGCAAAGCTATAACGGCGAAGGCAAGTTTGTGGACAACAAAAAAGACAAGATCCGCGTCATTGCAAATCTTTACCCGGAGAGCATGCATTTGGTGCTTAAAAAGGGAACAAAGCTAAACAGCCTGAAAGACCTTAACGGTATGAAGGTTGGCGTGGCTGCGGCAGGTTCCGGTACTCAGGTGTCTGTTCGCATGATCCTCAAGCATTATGATATCAAGGCTGAAGAATATGAGTTGAACGTTGGACAAAGCGCACAGCGTCTTGCTGATGGGCAAATCGACGCGTTCTTCTATGCTGCTGGTACACCGCTTTCATCCCTGATCCAGCTGGGTTCAACCAAAGGCTTTGATCTTTACAGCTTTTCAGCTGATGAGCAAAAGACGATCAATCAGATCATTCCTTACTATGTTGAAGACGTCATTGAAGCGGGTGTTTATGAAAACATCGGCTATAACGTCAACACTGTCGCGGTGAATGGTCAGTTTATCACGTCAATCGATCAGCCTGCCGACCTTATCTATGAGATCACCAAAGCATTGTGGAACGACAATACCCGCAAGTTGCTAGATAAAGGTCATCCAAAAGGCAAAGCCATCCAGAAAGCAACAGCGTTGAAGGGTGTTTTGATTCCATTGCATCCTGGCGCCGAGCGTTTCTACAAAGAAGCTGGCTTGATGTAA
- a CDS encoding LysR family transcriptional regulator, with translation MTVIREIMTAGSISAAARQLGRTQPALSATVKEIERNMNCQLFEREKGRLIPMPETFFLLDRATAILEQVDDLKRLLKSGNEAIPRKINISSMPVFGDHFLPGIIAEFSKDYPQASFQVAVQGSPEVIASMEAQRFDVGLAERGEDSDLIHCRHFDVDCVCALPNGDPLLAKSVIEPADLAGRPCASFLPEHHIAKALKATFDNAGAAFDPKFQMQNGAAQYEIIGSGAGFGVFSPLNAWIHRHLWSNNNNIAFRRFKPQITYRFSIITPKRRPLSRSAMAFAATLEAAVIKMLAEAQSHVDDGTSVTS, from the coding sequence ATGACAGTAATTCGGGAAATAATGACTGCTGGCTCAATTTCTGCAGCGGCGCGTCAATTGGGGCGTACCCAGCCTGCACTGAGCGCCACCGTTAAAGAAATTGAGCGAAACATGAATTGCCAACTATTTGAGCGTGAAAAAGGTCGTCTAATCCCCATGCCTGAGACCTTTTTCCTGCTCGACAGAGCCACGGCGATTTTAGAACAGGTTGACGACCTTAAACGGCTGTTAAAATCGGGTAATGAAGCAATCCCAAGGAAAATAAATATAAGTTCTATGCCAGTCTTTGGTGATCATTTTTTGCCGGGGATTATTGCTGAATTCTCCAAAGATTATCCACAGGCTAGTTTTCAGGTTGCCGTTCAAGGCTCGCCCGAAGTGATTGCCAGCATGGAGGCACAACGATTTGATGTTGGCCTTGCCGAGCGCGGCGAAGATAGCGATTTAATTCACTGTCGGCATTTTGACGTTGATTGTGTTTGTGCTTTACCAAATGGTGATCCGCTGTTGGCCAAATCAGTGATTGAGCCTGCCGACCTCGCAGGTCGACCATGTGCCAGCTTTCTTCCCGAACATCATATTGCCAAGGCGCTAAAAGCGACTTTTGACAATGCCGGCGCAGCTTTCGATCCAAAATTTCAGATGCAGAATGGTGCTGCCCAATATGAAATTATCGGATCAGGCGCAGGCTTTGGCGTCTTCAGCCCCTTAAATGCCTGGATACATAGACACCTTTGGTCAAATAACAACAACATTGCCTTTCGACGATTTAAACCGCAGATAACTTATCGATTTTCTATCATTACTCCAAAACGTCGGCCGCTATCACGATCGGCAATGGCCTTTGCAGCGACACTTGAGGCTGCAGTCATCAAAATGCTGGCAGAAGCGCAAAGTCACGTTGATGATGGCACGTCGGTCACGTCATAA